In the genome of Candidatus Yanofskybacteria bacterium, one region contains:
- the dprA gene encoding DNA-protecting protein DprA, which translates to MTEVNLKFLNAINILATAKSGALQAIHDAFGDDWERAWRANLTKHIPRDRDIEGRLIAADYAKLQKKINPDKEWTQLIKEGINLMTILDEDYPEPLRHIPDPPFLLYVRGSREVLSNNCFAIVGTRALSEYGKRSAPNITFDIAKAGFTIVSGLAMGIDTLAHKAALDTGAKTIAVLGTGIDGETIFPAPNLGLARKIIEKGGAVISEYAFGTHGTKFSFPQRNRIISGLSRGVLVVEADEQSGAMITARFAAEQGRDVFAIPGNIFAKTSQGTNNIIKKGAKMVTCAEDILEEYEIYLKKIERKIKADNETEEKILSVLSSEPTTTDEVIRQTRLDAGHVNATLTMMELKKKIKSSGKGFILFQ; encoded by the coding sequence ATGACCGAGGTAAATCTAAAATTTCTTAACGCAATTAACATTCTGGCAACCGCCAAAAGCGGTGCACTGCAAGCAATCCATGATGCTTTTGGCGATGATTGGGAGCGGGCATGGCGCGCCAATCTTACTAAACACATACCGCGAGATAGAGATATTGAAGGCAGATTGATTGCCGCGGATTACGCCAAATTACAAAAGAAAATTAATCCCGACAAAGAATGGACGCAACTTATAAAAGAGGGCATCAACCTGATGACAATTTTAGATGAAGATTACCCCGAGCCACTGCGCCATATCCCCGACCCTCCTTTCCTATTATATGTAAGGGGTTCGCGGGAAGTACTGAGCAATAATTGCTTCGCCATCGTGGGCACACGGGCATTGTCAGAATACGGCAAGCGAAGCGCGCCGAATATCACTTTTGACATAGCCAAAGCCGGTTTTACAATTGTAAGCGGCTTGGCGATGGGCATTGATACGCTGGCCCATAAAGCCGCACTCGATACCGGCGCAAAAACCATCGCCGTACTCGGTACCGGTATTGATGGTGAGACTATTTTCCCCGCGCCTAATCTTGGACTTGCTCGCAAAATTATAGAAAAAGGTGGAGCAGTGATAAGCGAATATGCGTTTGGAACACATGGGACAAAATTCTCTTTTCCCCAGCGCAACCGGATTATAAGCGGGCTGTCACGAGGGGTATTGGTGGTTGAAGCAGACGAACAAAGCGGGGCAATGATTACGGCCAGGTTTGCCGCAGAGCAAGGACGCGATGTTTTCGCTATCCCCGGAAATATATTTGCCAAAACTTCCCAAGGCACGAATAATATAATAAAGAAGGGCGCGAAGATGGTAACTTGCGCCGAGGATATACTGGAAGAGTATGAAATTTATTTGAAAAAAATTGAGCGTAAAATAAAAGCAGACAACGAGACTGAAGAAAAAATACTTAGCGTATTGAGTAGCGAACCGACAACTACGGATGAGGTAATCCGACAAACCAGACTGGACGCTGGACATGTCAATGCGACATTGACAATGATGGAATTAAAAAAGAAAATTAAAAGCTCTGGTAAAGGATTTATTTTATTTCAATGA
- the topA gene encoding type I DNA topoisomerase — MSMNLIIVESPTKAKTISKFLGSEFLVRSSMGHVRDLPKSTMGIDVEHGFKPKYTVPAKAKPIIAELKETASKSDTVILATDADREGEAISWHLLEALGLQKKNPQRIVFHEITKPAIENALKNPREIDYNLVDAQQARRILDRLVGYELSPFLWKKIRYGLSAGRVQSVALRLVVEREREIEKFIKQEYWTIEVDLSKNNQEKVFRARLIKIGEKSLDKLDIPNQLEAEKVATSLENAKYKVLDINRKEVVRNPAPPFITSTLQQEASRKLGMSAKQTMMIAQQLYETGYITYMRTDSVNLADLALHQAQEVIKESFGNEYALSQPRHYTTKSKGAQEAHEAIRPTDLAQKTEILKNSLDSRQLKLYDLIWKRTIASQMQSAVFDQTAVDIVTSYQLPVTSYTFRANGQVVKFDGFIRAYTEGRDEKDEDEAEGILPELESNETLNFVELFKLQHFTEPPPRYTDATLIKILEAHGIGRPSTYAPTLATIQERDYVEKIDRRYFKPTEVGFLVNDMLVENFPEIVDINFTSHIEEEFDDIAEGKIKWVPVIEEFYIPFKKNLDEKTASVEKLVETSSTPCPHCGKMMIIKFGRTGKFLACPEPGSKITQPLPEEAAKIKELTEKTKDERCPICGKQMEVKRGRFGYFLGCTDYPKCKGIKKIFNKTGFKCPNCRALRDGEQSRTTEVGDLVERKSHGRGRIFYGCSRFPECNFLVGKKPENEEELKVAFEEWKTNPPKTKDKKPLKKSEK, encoded by the coding sequence ATTTCAATGAATTTAATAATAGTAGAATCCCCGACTAAAGCTAAAACAATTTCCAAGTTCCTCGGGAGCGAGTTTTTGGTGCGCTCATCTATGGGCCATGTACGCGACTTGCCCAAGTCAACAATGGGCATAGATGTAGAGCATGGGTTCAAACCCAAGTACACTGTGCCAGCCAAAGCCAAGCCTATTATCGCCGAGCTAAAGGAAACGGCAAGCAAATCAGACACCGTAATACTGGCAACCGACGCCGATCGTGAGGGTGAGGCAATTTCTTGGCATTTATTGGAGGCGCTCGGACTCCAGAAAAAAAATCCGCAACGGATCGTATTCCACGAAATCACCAAACCGGCAATAGAAAATGCGCTCAAAAACCCCAGGGAAATTGACTACAATCTTGTGGACGCCCAACAAGCCAGACGCATACTTGATCGCCTAGTTGGTTATGAGCTTTCGCCGTTTCTGTGGAAAAAAATACGCTACGGATTGTCGGCAGGAAGAGTACAAAGCGTAGCTTTGCGACTGGTTGTAGAGCGTGAACGTGAAATAGAAAAGTTTATCAAGCAGGAGTATTGGACTATTGAAGTAGATCTCTCAAAAAATAACCAGGAAAAAGTATTTAGAGCACGTCTTATAAAAATTGGGGAAAAATCCCTTGATAAATTAGATATACCAAACCAGTTGGAAGCAGAGAAAGTGGCAACCAGTCTTGAAAACGCAAAATATAAAGTTTTAGATATCAATCGCAAAGAAGTCGTCCGTAATCCCGCTCCCCCGTTTATCACATCTACACTTCAACAAGAAGCCTCGCGCAAACTAGGAATGTCAGCAAAACAAACCATGATGATCGCTCAGCAACTATATGAGACCGGCTATATAACTTACATGAGGACCGACAGTGTTAATCTTGCAGATTTAGCGCTCCATCAAGCACAAGAGGTTATAAAAGAAAGTTTCGGAAATGAATACGCATTGAGCCAACCGCGACACTATACGACCAAATCCAAAGGTGCCCAAGAAGCCCATGAAGCAATCCGGCCGACTGACTTAGCTCAAAAAACAGAAATCCTCAAAAACTCGTTGGATTCAAGGCAATTGAAACTATACGACCTTATCTGGAAACGAACGATAGCCAGCCAGATGCAGTCGGCTGTTTTTGACCAAACCGCAGTGGACATAGTTACCAGTTACCAGTTACCAGTTACCAGTTACACATTTCGTGCCAACGGCCAAGTCGTAAAATTTGACGGATTTATCAGGGCATACACAGAGGGACGCGACGAAAAAGACGAGGACGAAGCGGAGGGCATTCTGCCGGAACTGGAATCAAACGAAACGTTAAACTTTGTTGAACTCTTTAAACTCCAACACTTTACCGAACCTCCGCCCCGGTACACAGACGCGACTCTGATCAAAATCCTCGAAGCTCACGGAATCGGCAGACCGTCTACATATGCGCCAACCCTAGCTACCATACAGGAACGTGATTATGTTGAAAAAATTGATCGTCGCTATTTCAAGCCGACGGAAGTTGGTTTTTTGGTAAACGATATGCTTGTGGAAAATTTTCCGGAAATAGTTGATATTAATTTTACCTCTCATATTGAAGAGGAATTTGACGATATTGCCGAAGGTAAGATTAAGTGGGTACCGGTAATTGAAGAGTTTTATATACCCTTCAAAAAAAATCTTGACGAAAAAACTGCGAGCGTAGAAAAGTTAGTTGAAACCTCCAGTACGCCATGTCCGCATTGCGGTAAAATGATGATCATAAAATTCGGCCGCACCGGTAAATTTTTAGCTTGTCCGGAACCGGGTAGCAAAATTACACAACCCTTGCCGGAAGAAGCGGCAAAGATTAAAGAACTTACAGAAAAAACAAAAGATGAAAGATGCCCTATTTGCGGTAAACAGATGGAGGTCAAACGCGGCAGATTCGGCTACTTCCTCGGTTGCACTGATTATCCAAAATGCAAAGGCATTAAAAAAATATTCAACAAAACCGGATTCAAGTGCCCAAATTGTCGAGCACTGCGAGATGGTGAGCAAAGTCGAACCACGGAAGTTGGAGATTTGGTTGAACGAAAATCACATGGTCGGGGCAGGATTTTTTACGGTTGCAGCCGATTCCCTGAATGTAATTTTTTAGTTGGTAAAAAACCGGAAAATGAAGAAGAATTGAAAGTCGCCTTTGAAGAATGGAAAACCAACCCGCCTAAGACTAAAGATAAGAAACCATTGAAAAAATCAGAAAAATAA
- a CDS encoding septation protein SpoVG family protein, with translation MNHESSISEIQISPVKPKDGLIAFASFVLDGKYYVGSVAIFTRLGKSGYRLVYPAKKLGEKNLNFFHPISQEAGKSIEDAITEKVNELFNDRDNETI, from the coding sequence ATGAACCACGAATCCTCAATAAGTGAAATCCAAATATCTCCAGTAAAGCCAAAAGATGGGCTAATCGCCTTTGCTTCTTTTGTGCTGGACGGAAAATATTATGTCGGAAGTGTGGCGATTTTTACCAGATTAGGAAAATCCGGCTACCGCCTTGTTTATCCGGCCAAGAAACTAGGAGAGAAGAATCTAAACTTTTTTCACCCCATTAGTCAGGAAGCAGGAAAAAGTATTGAAGATGCAATCACAGAAAAGGTTAATGAATTATTTAATGACCGAGATAACGAAACAATATAG
- a CDS encoding site-specific DNA-methyltransferase: MKNPKFPKDFINKIVCGDVLDIMRHIPNDSVDLVITSPPYNLKNSTGNGMKDGRGGKWANAALQKGYTHHDDCMPHEEYVKWQKNCLTEMMRIIPEHGAIFYNHKRRVQDGILQDRQDIVGGFPVRQIIIWQRKGGLNFNPGYFLPTHEVIYLIAKPKFKLAPKANAHGDVWEFTQEMKNKHPAAFPVDLIDRIVSSTTAQTILDPFMGSGTTAISALNHKRNYIGIEISPEYCKMAQQRIKDYKPQDPFLLQ; encoded by the coding sequence ATGAAGAATCCTAAATTTCCAAAAGATTTTATAAATAAGATTGTCTGTGGTGATGTTTTAGATATAATGAGACATATCCCGAATGACTCTGTTGATTTAGTAATTACTTCACCGCCATATAATCTCAAGAACTCAACTGGCAATGGTATGAAAGACGGCCGAGGCGGTAAATGGGCAAATGCCGCTTTACAAAAAGGTTATACTCATCATGACGATTGTATGCCTCACGAAGAATATGTTAAGTGGCAGAAAAATTGTCTTACCGAAATGATGAGGATTATCCCTGAACATGGCGCTATTTTCTATAACCACAAGAGGCGAGTTCAAGACGGCATATTGCAGGACCGCCAAGATATAGTGGGCGGTTTCCCGGTGCGTCAAATTATAATCTGGCAGCGTAAGGGCGGTCTCAATTTTAATCCCGGTTATTTTCTTCCGACTCATGAGGTCATTTATCTTATCGCAAAACCCAAATTTAAGCTTGCACCTAAAGCCAACGCTCATGGTGATGTTTGGGAATTTACTCAAGAAATGAAGAATAAACATCCGGCCGCTTTTCCGGTAGACCTTATTGACCGGATTGTTTCGTCTACTACGGCCCAAACCATTTTAGACCCTTTCATGGGTTCGGGCACTACGGCAATTTCTGCCCTTAATCATAAAAGAAATTATATCGGGATTGAAATTTCTCCCGAATATTGTAAAATGGCACAACAAAGAATTAAAGACTATAAACCCCAAGACCCATTTTTATTACAATGA
- a CDS encoding MvaI/BcnI restriction endonuclease family protein, with translation MKKEPVIYTKQALIEKLKEIADMGWIKNARHGNQGGVGNTLEDLLGIEENNLPIPNAAEWELKTQRLNSGSLCTLFHMEPSPRAIGFVPKVLLPKYGWPHQESGKKYTKGEMSFRQTIQGLSRSDRGFMVKIDRKAKRVLVSFDTKSVDARHKKWLKSVEKRVGLGELNPQPYWGFDDLEHKAGTKLLNAFYVQAKVKKIRGKEHYKYSKVMMLQKFSFEGFLKAIEEAQIFVDFDARTGHNHGTKFRVREDSLPMLYEKVTTIL, from the coding sequence ATGAAAAAAGAACCGGTTATTTATACAAAGCAAGCGCTTATAGAAAAGCTCAAAGAAATTGCCGATATGGGTTGGATTAAGAACGCTCGCCATGGCAATCAGGGCGGTGTTGGGAATACTTTAGAAGATTTGCTTGGTATAGAGGAGAACAATCTGCCAATTCCTAATGCGGCCGAATGGGAGTTAAAGACACAAAGATTAAATTCCGGCTCTTTGTGTACTCTTTTTCACATGGAGCCATCGCCCCGGGCCATTGGATTTGTTCCGAAAGTTCTTTTACCTAAATATGGCTGGCCTCATCAAGAGAGTGGTAAGAAATATACCAAAGGAGAAATGAGTTTTAGGCAAACCATTCAAGGACTTTCTAGGAGCGACCGCGGATTTATGGTTAAGATTGACCGGAAAGCAAAAAGGGTGCTGGTTTCTTTTGACACTAAAAGCGTAGATGCACGACACAAGAAATGGCTTAAGTCAGTTGAAAAACGCGTAGGTTTAGGCGAATTAAATCCACAGCCCTATTGGGGCTTTGACGACTTGGAGCATAAGGCCGGGACCAAATTGCTAAACGCTTTCTATGTCCAAGCTAAAGTTAAAAAGATACGAGGCAAAGAGCATTACAAATATAGCAAGGTTATGATGTTGCAGAAGTTTAGTTTTGAAGGATTTTTGAAGGCGATTGAGGAGGCACAAATCTTTGTAGATTTTGATGCCCGCACCGGTCATAATCACGGGACGAAATTTAGGGTAAGAGAGGACAGTTTACCGATGCTTTATGAAAAAGTAACGACCATTTTATGA
- a CDS encoding DM13 domain-containing protein, translated as MLTNIKTLRRGNFEKIDIIHGGSGKALLLEDATGHKLLRFENFEVTNGPDLYVYLSRNLKPTGDTESLGDFINLGPLKGSKGNQNYEINQNIDGYNTAVIWCKQFGVLFSFAVLQ; from the coding sequence ATGCTTACTAATATCAAGACGCTTCGCCGGGGCAACTTCGAAAAAATTGACATTATCCACGGCGGTTCTGGAAAGGCCCTGTTGCTGGAAGATGCCACTGGGCACAAACTGTTGAGGTTCGAGAATTTTGAAGTAACTAATGGCCCCGATCTTTACGTTTATCTTTCACGTAATCTCAAACCAACCGGAGACACCGAAAGTTTGGGTGATTTTATAAATCTTGGGCCTCTCAAGGGTAGCAAGGGTAACCAAAATTATGAGATAAATCAAAATATTGACGGCTACAACACGGCGGTGATCTGGTGCAAACAATTTGGGGTACTATTTTCTTTCGCGGTTTTACAATAA
- the recG gene encoding ATP-dependent DNA helicase RecG has translation MFDLNTPIEKLTRVGPKFLARLKKLEIKSIKDLLWHFPARYDDFSKLLLISDINNAGEVVSIAGEVTDIEMARSWRRRMIIVNATVEDQSGSIRAVWFNQPYIADALKIGTNVSLSGKISMDKNGLYFSSPSYEKIFPLETGLTHTGRLVPVYPETEGITSKYLRFLIKPILLKMRGVPDPLPSEIIKKYNLPNLVKAINQIHFPKNLEQAESARKRFTLEELLLFQLRTLRDHRQLRMLKAPRINFDKKIISDFVKNLPFKLTDDQRVAAYEILQDLERPFPMNRLLNGDVGSGKTVVALISAFQTVSAGFQTVFMAPTEILAKQHFDSLCSTILTASRSLNADAKIKIGLLTGSEAKQFPTDEVVEEKISKKLLALKIAKGQIDIVIGTHAVIQKGIKFAKLGLVIIDEQHRFGVKQRMQLIKNQELVPHLLSMTATPIPRTLALTVYGDLDVSLIKEKPKGRQQIITKIIPHSKRSDALEFVEQQIRSGRQVFVICPQIETSKTEEPAQNKPISQTKLVWAEIKAVSDEYEKLSKKVFSHRRVAMLHGKMKPKDKNEIMKKFKDGHYDILVSTSVVEVGMDIPNAAVMMIESAERFGLAQLHQFRGRVGRGKHQSYCLLFTSSNDTRTTRNLKALEKTDSGFELAEADLKIRGPGEFTGTQQSGLPDFAMASLADIDLIKKTRLEARLLLKDDPALKRHPLLAARLAEMQRLVHFE, from the coding sequence ATGTTTGACTTGAACACTCCCATCGAAAAACTCACTCGTGTCGGACCGAAGTTTTTGGCACGTTTGAAAAAACTGGAAATAAAATCAATCAAAGATTTATTGTGGCACTTCCCGGCACGCTATGACGACTTCAGTAAGTTATTACTAATATCAGACATTAATAACGCGGGGGAAGTTGTAAGTATTGCCGGCGAAGTGACAGATATCGAAATGGCAAGGTCATGGCGGCGCAGAATGATCATTGTTAACGCAACTGTTGAAGACCAAAGCGGTTCTATCCGCGCTGTCTGGTTCAACCAGCCTTATATCGCTGATGCCTTAAAAATCGGGACAAATGTCAGCTTATCCGGCAAAATTTCCATGGACAAAAATGGCTTATACTTTTCGTCACCATCTTATGAAAAAATTTTTCCGCTAGAAACCGGTTTAACACACACCGGCCGGCTGGTTCCTGTTTATCCGGAAACCGAAGGCATTACCTCCAAGTACTTGCGTTTTTTGATTAAACCAATCCTTTTAAAAATGAGAGGTGTGCCCGATCCCCTACCGTCAGAGATTATTAAAAAATATAACCTGCCAAACTTAGTTAAAGCCATCAATCAAATACATTTTCCGAAAAATCTGGAACAAGCCGAATCGGCAAGAAAAAGATTTACACTTGAAGAGTTACTTTTATTCCAACTGAGAACGTTGCGCGATCACAGGCAACTCCGAATGTTAAAAGCACCCCGAATTAATTTTGACAAGAAAATAATATCAGACTTCGTGAAAAATCTGCCCTTTAAATTGACCGATGATCAGAGAGTAGCGGCATATGAAATTCTACAAGACTTGGAACGGCCTTTTCCCATGAACCGGCTCCTTAACGGCGACGTCGGTTCCGGAAAAACTGTTGTGGCATTAATATCAGCTTTTCAAACAGTTTCAGCCGGCTTTCAGACAGTATTCATGGCCCCAACGGAAATACTGGCCAAACAACACTTTGACTCGCTTTGTTCAACCATACTCACTGCAAGTCGCTCGCTCAACGCGGACGCAAAAATCAAAATCGGATTGTTAACCGGGAGTGAAGCAAAGCAATTCCCGACAGACGAGGTTGTTGAAGAAAAAATCAGTAAGAAATTGCTGGCATTAAAAATTGCCAAGGGGCAAATAGATATTGTAATCGGCACCCATGCAGTAATTCAAAAGGGTATAAAATTTGCGAAATTAGGCCTTGTAATAATAGACGAGCAACACAGATTCGGAGTTAAACAACGAATGCAGCTAATTAAAAATCAAGAATTGGTGCCGCACCTCCTGTCCATGACCGCGACTCCGATCCCGCGCACACTAGCTCTGACCGTCTATGGAGACTTGGACGTTTCACTGATTAAAGAAAAACCCAAAGGTAGGCAGCAAATTATCACCAAAATTATTCCGCACAGTAAAAGAAGTGACGCTCTTGAATTTGTAGAACAACAAATTCGGTCTGGACGCCAAGTTTTTGTCATATGTCCTCAAATTGAAACATCAAAAACAGAAGAACCGGCGCAAAACAAACCAATTTCACAAACAAAATTAGTTTGGGCCGAAATTAAGGCCGTATCCGATGAGTACGAGAAACTCTCAAAAAAAGTTTTTTCCCACCGTAGGGTGGCAATGCTCCATGGAAAAATGAAACCAAAAGATAAGAATGAAATTATGAAAAAATTCAAAGATGGGCATTATGACATACTGGTATCCACTTCCGTTGTTGAAGTGGGCATGGACATACCCAACGCCGCCGTCATGATGATTGAGTCGGCCGAAAGATTCGGCTTGGCCCAATTGCATCAATTCCGGGGACGGGTCGGCCGCGGCAAACACCAATCATATTGCTTATTGTTTACAAGCAGTAACGACACACGGACAACCCGTAATTTAAAAGCACTTGAAAAAACCGACAGCGGTTTTGAGTTGGCAGAAGCTGATCTAAAAATACGCGGTCCCGGGGAATTTACGGGAACGCAACAGTCAGGCCTTCCTGATTTTGCAATGGCGTCACTTGCCGACATTGATCTGATAAAAAAAACCAGGCTTGAAGCCAGGTTATTATTAAAAGATGATCCGGCGCTGAAACGCCATCCGCTCCTTGCCGCCAGATTGGCAGAAATGCAAAGATTGGTCCATTTTGAATAA
- a CDS encoding glycosyltransferase family 2 protein, whose protein sequence is MVDSYLKLGRAPDLIDKKDRFLYRFFEILPGFLAWATLIAAVVLSFIQPVIVAIFIIIFDVYWFVKTVYLSFHLRVAFKQMRLNMKIDWSKALNQLPVASYQLPAIKSWQDIYHLVLLPTYKEDPEMINATLDGLTNSNYPKNRMIVVVAQEERAGKDFNSSVAKIIISKYQNVFLKLIIVEHPASLQGELAGKGSNIAWAGKFTKREVIDNMGILHDRVLVSALDIDTIVFPQYFLRLTYTFLTSQDPLHSSYQPVPFYTNNIWEAPSFARVVAFSSTFWHTIKQERMESDTTFSSHSMPLAALVDVDFWQTNMVSEDSRIFWQCFLRYDSRYKVEPLYYPVSMDANVGQTFWRTMVNVYKQQRRWGYGVENVPYFIFGFYKNKAIGLGKKIYLALTMLERFWSWATNAIIIFLLGWLPVIVGGSQFNRTVLSFNLPFITRLIMTFAMIGLVTSAIFTIFVLPPRPPRYGKFKHVWMLLQWILFPVTTILLGSLPGLEAQTRLMLGKYMGFWVTPKSRSYPKT, encoded by the coding sequence GTGGTTGATAGTTATTTAAAATTAGGTAGAGCCCCTGATTTAATTGATAAAAAGGACCGGTTTTTATACCGGTTTTTTGAGATTTTGCCTGGATTTCTGGCCTGGGCCACTTTAATAGCTGCGGTTGTTTTATCATTTATTCAACCTGTTATTGTCGCAATTTTTATAATTATTTTTGATGTTTATTGGTTTGTTAAAACGGTTTACTTGTCTTTCCATTTGCGGGTCGCGTTTAAACAAATGCGCTTGAATATGAAAATTGACTGGTCAAAGGCTTTAAACCAGTTGCCAGTCGCCAGTTATCAGTTGCCAGCCATTAAGTCTTGGCAGGATATTTATCATTTAGTTTTGTTACCTACCTACAAGGAAGATCCGGAAATGATAAATGCAACCTTGGATGGATTAACAAATTCAAATTACCCAAAGAACAGGATGATTGTCGTAGTTGCTCAGGAAGAACGGGCAGGGAAAGATTTTAATTCCTCGGTAGCAAAAATAATAATTTCAAAATACCAAAATGTTTTTTTAAAATTGATAATTGTTGAACACCCAGCTTCGCTACAGGGTGAGTTGGCTGGCAAGGGATCTAACATTGCTTGGGCTGGTAAATTTACTAAACGCGAAGTAATAGATAATATGGGAATTTTACATGATCGCGTTTTAGTTTCGGCTCTGGATATTGATACTATCGTTTTTCCGCAATATTTTTTACGCCTAACTTATACATTTCTTACTTCGCAAGATCCACTGCATTCTTCTTATCAGCCAGTGCCGTTTTATACCAATAACATTTGGGAAGCACCGTCATTTGCGCGGGTTGTGGCTTTTTCTTCAACATTCTGGCATACGATAAAACAGGAACGCATGGAAAGTGACACTACTTTTTCTAGCCATTCAATGCCATTGGCCGCATTGGTTGATGTGGATTTTTGGCAGACCAACATGGTTTCTGAGGATTCGCGCATTTTTTGGCAATGTTTTTTGCGGTATGACAGTCGATACAAGGTAGAACCTTTATATTACCCAGTTTCAATGGATGCTAATGTGGGCCAAACGTTTTGGCGAACCATGGTAAATGTTTATAAGCAACAGCGGCGTTGGGGATATGGCGTAGAAAATGTGCCATATTTTATTTTTGGGTTTTATAAAAATAAGGCAATCGGTCTGGGTAAGAAAATTTACCTGGCCCTTACAATGTTGGAAAGATTTTGGTCATGGGCCACCAATGCGATTATAATATTTTTACTTGGCTGGTTGCCTGTAATTGTTGGAGGCAGTCAGTTTAACAGAACAGTCTTGTCTTTTAACTTGCCGTTTATTACGCGTTTAATTATGACCTTTGCGATGATTGGATTGGTGACGTCAGCCATATTTACAATTTTTGTTTTGCCACCCAGGCCTCCGCGATATGGAAAATTTAAGCATGTTTGGATGTTACTTCAGTGGATTCTATTTCCGGTAACGACTATTCTTCTTGGTTCGTTACCGGGTCTTGAGGCTCAAACCCGTCTTATGCTCGGTAAATATATGGGTTTTTGGGTAACTCCAAAGTCGCGGAGTTACCCAAAAACCTAA
- the holA gene encoding DNA polymerase III subunit delta has product MDRNNHKLNYVIIFLYGRDGYRLKQNLEKIIDEYKKKYSGLGYSVLDFDETGQMALLEDIVKTVSFFDEKRLIVLKKSFNESDTIGKLIETWSLIGDKQRILIFVEEIDGAELARKNKSFFAILTAEPNVVKSFEFLEGKKLETWITKELRLASIEIEPAAIKKLISYADNDCWRLGQEIAKLTNYRIGFDDKKITVADVDLLVYSKENLNIFKIVDAVAGKNKLKAMVLLHNHIENGDDPHYIFSMIVYQFRNLLRVKSLMKNAVPFPMIIKKTGLNPFVVKKTYEQCHGYDLDELRRLFASLAQMDIEVKSGVSDIENSLFRFVFSATV; this is encoded by the coding sequence TTGGATAGAAATAACCACAAACTAAATTACGTGATTATCTTTTTATACGGCCGGGATGGGTATCGGCTTAAACAAAATTTGGAAAAGATTATTGATGAATATAAAAAAAAATATAGTGGTTTGGGTTACTCGGTCTTAGACTTTGACGAAACGGGTCAGATGGCCCTGTTGGAAGATATCGTAAAAACGGTTTCTTTTTTTGATGAGAAACGGCTGATTGTGTTGAAGAAATCTTTTAATGAGTCCGACACAATCGGTAAACTTATAGAAACCTGGAGTTTAATAGGTGACAAGCAGAGGATTCTTATTTTTGTTGAAGAAATAGATGGAGCGGAGTTGGCAAGGAAAAATAAAAGTTTTTTTGCCATATTAACGGCGGAGCCGAATGTTGTTAAATCTTTTGAATTTTTAGAAGGAAAAAAACTGGAAACCTGGATTACAAAAGAACTCAGATTGGCATCAATAGAGATTGAACCCGCTGCAATTAAAAAACTAATTTCTTATGCGGATAACGACTGTTGGCGTCTTGGCCAAGAAATTGCAAAACTTACCAACTACAGAATTGGTTTTGATGACAAAAAAATTACCGTTGCCGACGTTGACCTGCTTGTCTATTCCAAGGAAAATTTAAATATTTTTAAGATTGTAGATGCTGTGGCCGGTAAAAATAAACTGAAAGCCATGGTGTTACTTCACAATCACATAGAAAATGGCGATGATCCACACTACATTTTTTCCATGATTGTTTACCAATTCAGAAATTTACTTCGAGTCAAAAGCTTAATGAAAAATGCGGTGCCCTTTCCAATGATTATAAAAAAAACAGGCCTTAATCCATTTGTTGTTAAAAAAACATACGAACAGTGCCACGGCTATGACCTTGACGAGCTTAGGCGATTATTTGCTTCACTAGCGCAAATGGACATTGAAGTAAAATCGGGCGTATCAGACATTGAGAACAGCCTTTTTAGGTTTGTATTCTCCGCAACCGTTTAG